A section of the Spirosoma pollinicola genome encodes:
- a CDS encoding CHASE3 domain-containing protein: protein MNLKQATNLLLLAFLLLLTSFSLISYTLWKSHERQELANDWVLHTREVITGLEVLRTLAVDAETGTRGYLLSRQPKSLEPYERARKQLPGQLRYLQRLVQDNLAQQRRLASVGVLIEQRLAISQQEIDQRKKGQGVLASQEEVEQGKPVMDKVRAQLTQLVRVEQQLLQTRLVRLNESIQRGENWLLTLLAVGLLMLVTTLVLGLILRQSRLREVQVRKVTQQLTEVLNQQRHQQAYLEGILNGSLNGLLSCAPIVDQDSQIVDLRIQLANQAASKINGRPVDKLVGTTLLTEFPSLAGTNTMTSYLQTARTGEVQRFETYFIGDGLNAWYEIVSSPLPEQNVLISFLDITDRKQAEAESLQQTNMLVRISESVHIGVATHEPIRDETGRIIDFQYTYSNDEVRSWLPADVPDLQNQTVRSLNFAGVGDQRIGWMANVVETGEPFRMDSTLDDGRVIFSVISRLDNGTVSTSMDVTQQRQAEENVRYNAELEKKVVDRTQALMITLGKLEESKNELIQALAVERELSELKVRFVAMASHEFRTPLTAVLTSAELIEKYSHSEQQEKRQKHTHRIRVAVKHLNAILEEFLSLGKLEEGQISVNLVHVDMSKLLGETVTYMQDALKPQQTIQTDLSCPDLLWLDASLLQKIMINLLSNAVKYSGPGSVVSLRAEYGDNELTITVQDQGIGMTVADQQRMFERFFRASNATNIEGTGLGLHIVRRYVDLMGGKISLSSELNLGTSVIVNLPSQRQLLP, encoded by the coding sequence ATGAATCTAAAGCAAGCGACTAACCTGCTACTCCTGGCGTTTCTGCTCCTGCTGACCAGCTTTTCGTTGATCAGTTATACGCTTTGGAAAAGCCACGAGCGGCAGGAACTGGCTAATGACTGGGTTTTGCACACCCGTGAAGTAATTACGGGCCTGGAAGTATTAAGAACCCTAGCGGTTGATGCCGAAACCGGTACGCGGGGTTATTTGCTAAGCAGACAGCCAAAATCCCTTGAGCCTTATGAACGGGCACGAAAGCAGTTGCCGGGCCAACTCCGGTATTTACAGCGGCTAGTTCAGGATAACCTGGCTCAGCAGAGACGACTGGCCTCAGTAGGGGTGCTGATCGAGCAGCGTCTGGCCATCAGCCAGCAGGAAATCGACCAGCGTAAAAAAGGGCAGGGAGTCCTGGCTTCTCAGGAAGAAGTGGAGCAGGGAAAGCCCGTAATGGATAAAGTTAGAGCACAGCTAACCCAACTGGTAAGGGTGGAGCAACAGTTGCTGCAAACCCGGCTTGTCCGTTTAAATGAGTCCATTCAGCGTGGCGAGAACTGGCTTTTAACACTTCTTGCCGTTGGTCTGCTCATGTTAGTGACAACCCTGGTGCTTGGCCTGATTCTCCGGCAGAGTCGACTGCGGGAAGTGCAGGTACGAAAAGTGACACAGCAATTGACGGAGGTGCTCAACCAGCAGCGACACCAGCAAGCGTATCTGGAAGGTATTCTTAATGGCTCTCTGAATGGCTTGTTGAGCTGTGCACCAATAGTTGATCAGGACAGTCAAATCGTGGATTTACGAATCCAGCTAGCCAATCAGGCCGCGTCGAAAATTAATGGCCGACCAGTCGACAAATTAGTGGGAACAACCCTTCTGACTGAGTTTCCCTCTCTGGCTGGTACGAACACGATGACGAGTTACCTGCAAACTGCTCGCACCGGCGAGGTTCAGCGGTTCGAAACGTACTTTATCGGCGATGGCCTGAATGCCTGGTATGAAATAGTGTCGTCTCCATTGCCGGAGCAGAATGTCCTGATTTCTTTTTTAGATATTACCGACCGTAAACAAGCCGAAGCCGAAAGTCTGCAACAGACAAATATGCTCGTGCGTATCAGTGAGTCGGTGCATATTGGTGTGGCAACCCACGAGCCTATTCGCGACGAAACAGGACGCATTATTGATTTCCAGTACACTTATTCTAATGACGAGGTCAGGAGCTGGTTACCTGCAGACGTGCCTGATCTACAGAACCAAACGGTTCGCTCTCTGAATTTTGCAGGTGTTGGTGATCAACGAATTGGCTGGATGGCTAACGTAGTTGAAACGGGCGAACCTTTCCGAATGGACTCGACACTTGACGATGGCCGGGTGATTTTTTCGGTTATTTCCCGCCTTGACAATGGCACCGTGTCGACATCTATGGATGTAACGCAACAACGGCAGGCCGAAGAAAACGTCCGCTACAATGCTGAATTGGAAAAGAAAGTTGTCGACCGCACGCAGGCACTGATGATCACACTGGGTAAACTGGAAGAATCGAAAAATGAACTGATTCAGGCCCTGGCCGTTGAGCGCGAGCTGAGCGAACTAAAAGTCCGTTTTGTGGCGATGGCTTCGCATGAGTTTCGAACACCACTCACCGCCGTGCTAACCTCAGCCGAACTAATTGAGAAATATTCGCACTCCGAACAACAGGAGAAACGTCAAAAACATACGCATCGCATCAGAGTGGCCGTCAAGCATCTGAATGCCATTCTGGAAGAGTTTTTGTCGCTGGGCAAACTTGAGGAGGGGCAGATCAGTGTTAACCTGGTTCACGTAGATATGTCTAAGTTGCTAGGTGAAACCGTTACATACATGCAGGATGCGCTCAAGCCGCAGCAAACGATACAGACTGACCTGTCGTGCCCGGATCTGCTCTGGCTTGATGCATCGCTCCTGCAAAAAATTATGATCAATCTGCTCTCAAACGCGGTCAAGTATTCCGGTCCGGGTTCGGTAGTGAGTCTACGCGCCGAGTATGGTGACAATGAATTGACAATAACGGTTCAGGATCAGGGGATAGGCATGACCGTAGCCGATCAGCAACGAATGTTCGAACGTTTTTTTCGGGCCTCAAATGCGACGAATATAGAGGGTACAGGGCTGGGGTTACATATAGTTCGTCGCTACGTTGACCTAATGGGTGGGAAAATCAGCCTGAGCAGTGAATTGAATCTGGGAACAAGTGTTATAGTAAATCTTCCTTCGCAAAGGCAGTTACTCCCATAA
- the pcaDC gene encoding bifunctional 3-oxoadipate enol-lactonase/4-carboxymuconolactone decarboxylase PcaDC — protein sequence MPTIVANSIPINYQLDGDTSKPVLVLSHSLGTDLSMWDAVLPLLLPHVQVLRYDTRGHGQSSVTSEPYSIDLLGADVIALLDALRLQEVCFCGLSMGGLIGQWLAIYHPERIKSLILSNTAAKIGTLENWSQRIDAVHRDGLAPLWPGVEERWFTKSFSDKTTIDQVKTVFTSSSAEGYANACAAVRDADFREQLSEIALPTLVIAGTYDPATPLADGAFLADTIPGALLVELPTAHLASVEAPEAFVSAVLRLLTQPEATRYEAGMVVRRAVLGNAHVDRAEAGKTNFDSDFQQYITESAWGSIWTRPGLTQRERSLITIAILAALGHEEELAMHIRATRNTGATPDDIKEVLMHTAVYAGVPAANTAIRIAKQVFSAENP from the coding sequence ATGCCTACGATTGTTGCCAACTCAATCCCGATCAATTACCAGCTCGATGGAGACACCAGTAAGCCGGTTCTAGTACTTTCTCATTCGCTGGGTACGGACCTAAGCATGTGGGATGCCGTGTTGCCACTCCTGCTGCCACACGTTCAGGTACTCCGATACGATACGCGTGGACACGGTCAATCGTCGGTCACATCGGAACCCTACTCGATTGATTTACTTGGTGCCGATGTCATCGCGCTGCTCGACGCCCTACGCCTTCAGGAGGTTTGTTTCTGTGGTTTATCAATGGGTGGCCTCATTGGTCAATGGCTGGCGATTTACCACCCTGAACGAATCAAAAGCCTGATACTGAGCAATACAGCCGCAAAAATAGGAACCCTGGAGAATTGGAGCCAACGCATCGACGCTGTTCATCGCGATGGTCTGGCTCCACTTTGGCCGGGTGTAGAAGAGCGATGGTTTACAAAATCGTTTTCCGACAAAACCACTATCGACCAGGTGAAAACGGTCTTTACAAGTAGCTCTGCCGAAGGATACGCCAACGCCTGTGCGGCCGTTCGGGATGCCGATTTCAGGGAGCAGCTTTCCGAAATCGCCTTGCCAACACTCGTCATTGCGGGTACCTACGACCCGGCCACACCCCTGGCAGACGGGGCCTTTCTGGCCGATACTATTCCGGGTGCCTTACTGGTCGAATTACCCACCGCCCACCTGGCCAGCGTAGAAGCGCCGGAAGCGTTTGTATCCGCCGTTTTACGGTTGTTGACACAGCCCGAAGCTACTCGATACGAAGCGGGTATGGTTGTTCGTCGGGCTGTTCTGGGCAATGCGCATGTGGATCGGGCCGAAGCTGGCAAAACGAATTTTGATTCAGACTTTCAGCAATACATTACCGAATCGGCCTGGGGTTCGATCTGGACAAGACCCGGCTTAACTCAGCGCGAACGCAGCCTGATAACCATTGCGATATTGGCCGCCTTGGGCCACGAAGAGGAATTAGCCATGCACATCCGGGCTACCCGAAACACCGGCGCTACGCCTGACGACATCAAAGAAGTGCTGATGCATACGGCTGTCTATGCGGGTGTTCCAGCCGCCAATACCGCCATCCGAATTGCCAAGCAGGTTTTTTCAGCAGAAAATCCTTAA
- a CDS encoding 4-hydroxybenzoate 3-monooxygenase, translated as MNQTHTQVGIIGAGPAGLLLAQLLHLQGIDSVVLENRSRERVESRQRAGLLEQTTVDLLRQAGASARLDQLGLVHEGVLLNYNGKRHRIALKELTGGSCVTIYSQTEIVKDLINTRLAAGGMLLFEAEATKLEGLDTDRPTIHYTHEGESHTLTCDFVAGCDGFHGISRASVPPELLTIYDKTYPYCWLGIIARVPPSTHELIYAYHENGFALHSMRSPELSRLYVQCALTDTLEDWPDERIWNELKIRLGTPGWTLQEGPILEKSITPMRSFVSEPMQFDRLYLAGDAAHIVPPTGGKGLNMAVSDTKNLFEALWLWYKEQNTRLLEGYTAACSRRVWRVQDFSNYMTELLHKQPDKAAFDQQLQKSKFDLLTNSEAASRVIAENYVGLASKRASEAVEFPIIPPTV; from the coding sequence ATGAATCAGACGCATACGCAGGTAGGAATTATTGGCGCGGGTCCGGCGGGCCTGTTGCTTGCTCAACTGCTGCACTTGCAGGGCATTGACTCGGTTGTGCTGGAAAATCGCAGCCGGGAGCGCGTCGAAAGCAGACAGCGGGCTGGACTGCTGGAACAAACGACAGTCGATCTACTACGTCAGGCCGGAGCTTCGGCTCGGCTCGACCAGTTGGGTTTAGTGCACGAGGGAGTTTTGCTGAATTATAACGGCAAACGCCACCGGATAGCCCTGAAAGAGCTAACGGGCGGCTCCTGCGTCACTATTTATAGCCAAACCGAAATCGTCAAAGACCTCATCAACACCCGACTTGCGGCTGGGGGGATGCTTCTGTTTGAGGCTGAGGCCACAAAACTGGAAGGACTTGATACCGACCGGCCAACGATCCACTACACGCATGAAGGCGAATCGCATACACTGACCTGCGACTTTGTGGCAGGGTGCGATGGATTTCATGGCATTTCGCGTGCTTCGGTACCGCCGGAGTTGTTGACGATTTATGATAAAACCTATCCCTATTGCTGGTTGGGCATCATTGCCAGGGTTCCGCCCTCAACCCATGAGTTGATTTATGCTTACCATGAGAATGGATTCGCCCTGCACAGTATGCGCTCACCCGAGTTGAGCCGTTTATACGTGCAATGTGCCCTGACAGATACCCTCGAAGACTGGCCTGATGAACGCATTTGGAACGAACTGAAAATCCGATTGGGAACCCCCGGCTGGACGTTGCAGGAAGGGCCAATTTTGGAAAAGAGCATAACGCCCATGCGCAGTTTTGTTTCTGAACCCATGCAGTTCGATCGTCTGTATCTGGCGGGCGATGCCGCTCATATCGTGCCGCCAACAGGTGGGAAAGGCTTGAACATGGCTGTTTCAGACACGAAGAATCTATTTGAGGCACTCTGGTTGTGGTATAAGGAACAGAATACCCGTTTGCTGGAAGGCTATACGGCGGCCTGTTCGCGTCGGGTATGGCGGGTGCAGGATTTTTCGAACTACATGACCGAACTGTTGCACAAACAGCCGGATAAAGCAGCCTTCGACCAGCAACTCCAGAAGTCCAAATTTGATCTTCTCACCAACTCAGAAGCAGCATCGCGGGTTATTGCGGAGAACTACGTTGGTCTGGCATCCAAACGGGCCAGCGAAGCCGTGGAGTTTCCAATAATACCCCCTACTGTTTGA
- the porU2 gene encoding putative type IX secretion system sortase PorU2 has protein sequence MRHVITRLSAVFLSLVSLPVTGQSTRDSLDPTRWLVYSQTYYKIPVAEDGIYRVTTNELQKAGVPTNQIDPTTLQLFHRGVEQAIYVEGETDTHFDTGDFLEFYGRKNDGIPDSALYRPASAQPHAYYSLFTDTTAYFLTWRLDGKPGRRMVAYTDTTSAGLTPEPYHLAEDLRVFTENYPGWATGIPPKIEYSYYEAGEGYTGVVQQKDKLYHTLFSLANPIKTGPTPRIDLLIVGRNYTNHRVDCLIGSTINTQRVLDSVRFSTYNNAHIQQLASWADVGPDGNLFVSTVSRTEDFSVDTYSVSYIRLRYPQAFVLNDQFPTVFRLEPNRVGRSLIDVANVPSGTRFWDISESDSPRLLSAIMPQTASARLIIRGTTVAKTIFSTSQPKTVPALLPVTFTNWSVRKPTYLLISHEALMQPVENQITGAKTNAVQDYAAYRASAQGGGFDTLTVTMQQLIDQYNYGERSPLAIRRFVAKMYRQSKGSLQYLLLIGRARSTPGIRRVPNQASLDMVMTAGYPGSDMLFTADLDGDTTDVQAIPTGRINAGTPLDVLNYLNKVTDYERRTDDLFWRKNLLHLSGGQTPGEQDLFRRLVDSYRDQATTQSLGAHVTTISKETNSPVEQRSVVKPVNEGVGLITFFGHSGLDVTDLDIGFCSNDALGYQNKGKYPLLLVNGCAIGNFFFGRPTLATDWVLTPNRGAIAAIAQSNLGYPDVMHRYTTAFYSLLADSIQLNKSIGQLQEETIRRVLAQSTDGRDLANCQQMVLQGDPAIRLFPNKTPDYGLTTNGLTIQGADHQSLTNLSDSVYVRAIVQNAGQYRSGSVPVRVRRWVNGRESGVFNGLMQHSVAYRDTLIVTIPNERNAEGQNLFEITINPTDSPFARAETNHTNNQATVELTISSTKPLLIYPAPNSQINTQTVQLTAQYVAEGQHLFDLEIDTTARFDSPFHSSKRLSATSQISFPITLPNQPNTTYYWRVRLASPTLGDSTTWSISSFVYAPNSQPTGLPEGQLWLNDPLPTDIQQGDVVTIQTRFTSLSPYPFTDSLVVRQTIYAAGLSSPQQKIWSVKAPFGADTLHFTTEINTEKFPGINRVLLTVNPRIQPEYSFLNNTLDLPLVVQPDKFAPILDVAIDGARIADGSVVSAQPIIDILVADDNRSLIRRDTTGLALYLQRPGTNVPFTHLPWHGSISQPTSADNVFRIRYSFPELAEGIYHLLVTARDLVGNAAVPYQISFRVLNDRKLTDLRVYPNPFRDQTRFAFHLTGDQPPVDASLTFTNLGGQPVRHINKPPRIGLNEWLWDGRDDAGNQLPAGIYLYNLSLHSGDGLDWSIPDSPNGKLSGRILLNR, from the coding sequence ATGCGCCACGTCATTACCCGTCTGTCTGCTGTTTTTCTTAGTCTTGTTTCTTTGCCTGTCACAGGTCAATCGACCCGCGATAGTCTCGATCCAACGCGCTGGCTGGTTTATTCGCAGACCTATTATAAAATTCCGGTTGCGGAGGATGGCATTTATCGGGTTACCACGAATGAGTTACAAAAGGCAGGCGTTCCAACTAACCAGATTGACCCCACAACATTACAGCTATTTCACAGGGGCGTTGAACAGGCCATTTATGTAGAAGGCGAAACGGATACGCATTTCGACACAGGCGATTTTCTGGAATTTTACGGGCGAAAGAATGATGGTATTCCCGACTCCGCCCTCTATCGTCCGGCCAGCGCACAACCGCATGCCTATTATAGCCTCTTTACCGATACAACCGCCTATTTCCTCACATGGCGGCTCGATGGTAAACCCGGCAGACGAATGGTTGCCTACACCGATACGACAAGCGCGGGCCTGACGCCCGAACCTTATCATTTGGCCGAAGATCTGCGTGTATTTACTGAAAATTATCCCGGCTGGGCAACTGGCATACCCCCTAAAATTGAGTACAGTTACTACGAAGCGGGCGAAGGGTATACGGGCGTAGTCCAGCAAAAAGACAAACTCTATCACACGCTCTTTTCACTCGCAAATCCCATAAAAACAGGTCCAACTCCCCGGATAGACCTTTTAATCGTTGGCCGTAATTACACCAACCACCGGGTAGATTGCCTCATTGGGTCAACAATCAACACCCAGCGCGTACTCGATTCAGTTCGTTTTTCGACTTACAATAACGCGCATATTCAACAACTTGCGAGTTGGGCAGACGTTGGTCCCGATGGGAACCTGTTTGTCTCGACAGTATCCCGCACTGAAGATTTCAGCGTCGATACATATTCCGTATCGTATATACGACTTCGGTATCCGCAGGCATTTGTACTTAACGACCAATTCCCGACCGTATTCAGGCTTGAGCCAAATCGGGTCGGACGTTCCCTAATCGACGTTGCCAATGTGCCATCCGGCACTCGTTTCTGGGATATTTCGGAATCAGATTCTCCCCGGCTACTTAGTGCCATAATGCCCCAGACTGCTTCGGCCCGGCTGATTATCCGGGGCACAACGGTAGCCAAAACAATCTTCAGCACGAGTCAGCCTAAAACGGTGCCAGCCCTGTTGCCTGTGACCTTCACGAACTGGAGTGTTCGAAAACCAACCTACCTGCTCATAAGCCACGAAGCCCTGATGCAGCCAGTTGAGAACCAAATTACAGGTGCGAAAACAAACGCGGTACAAGACTATGCCGCCTACCGGGCATCCGCACAAGGGGGCGGTTTTGATACACTTACCGTCACGATGCAGCAATTAATCGACCAGTATAACTATGGCGAACGGAGTCCGCTGGCTATCCGTCGATTTGTGGCGAAAATGTACCGGCAGAGCAAGGGATCGCTTCAGTATTTACTGCTCATTGGCCGCGCCCGAAGCACCCCCGGCATTCGACGTGTCCCAAATCAGGCCAGTCTCGATATGGTGATGACGGCGGGTTATCCCGGCTCAGATATGCTGTTTACGGCCGATCTGGATGGAGACACTACCGATGTTCAGGCCATTCCGACGGGGCGCATCAATGCCGGAACGCCTTTGGACGTGCTCAACTACCTGAATAAAGTAACCGACTATGAGCGCCGAACCGATGACCTGTTTTGGCGAAAAAATCTGCTCCACCTAAGCGGAGGCCAAACACCGGGCGAACAGGATTTATTTCGTCGACTGGTCGATAGTTACCGCGATCAGGCCACCACGCAATCATTGGGCGCTCATGTGACGACGATCTCGAAAGAAACCAACAGTCCGGTTGAGCAACGAAGCGTGGTGAAACCCGTGAACGAAGGAGTAGGTTTGATCACTTTTTTCGGTCATTCGGGGTTGGACGTTACCGATCTGGACATTGGTTTCTGCTCTAACGACGCGCTTGGCTACCAAAATAAAGGCAAGTATCCGCTCCTGCTTGTTAACGGCTGCGCTATTGGCAACTTCTTCTTTGGCCGCCCAACCCTCGCCACCGACTGGGTGCTGACCCCAAATCGTGGAGCCATTGCCGCTATTGCCCAAAGCAACCTTGGTTACCCCGATGTGATGCACCGCTACACGACGGCCTTTTATTCCTTACTGGCCGATAGCATCCAACTCAACAAATCAATTGGACAACTCCAAGAGGAAACCATACGACGCGTGTTGGCTCAATCGACAGATGGGCGTGACCTGGCGAATTGCCAGCAAATGGTTTTACAGGGCGACCCGGCAATTCGACTATTTCCAAACAAAACACCCGATTATGGATTGACGACCAATGGCCTGACCATACAGGGTGCGGATCATCAGTCGCTAACGAATTTGAGTGATTCGGTATATGTCCGGGCTATCGTCCAGAATGCCGGTCAATACCGGTCAGGCTCTGTGCCCGTTCGAGTGCGACGATGGGTTAATGGGCGCGAATCAGGGGTTTTTAATGGGCTGATGCAGCATTCGGTCGCTTACCGGGACACCTTGATAGTGACGATTCCAAACGAGCGAAATGCCGAAGGGCAAAACCTTTTTGAGATAACAATTAATCCAACTGACTCTCCCTTTGCCCGTGCTGAGACTAACCACACAAACAATCAGGCAACTGTCGAGCTAACTATTTCGAGTACGAAACCCCTTCTGATTTATCCGGCTCCGAATAGCCAGATTAACACCCAAACTGTTCAACTAACGGCGCAATACGTTGCCGAAGGCCAACACCTTTTCGATCTGGAAATAGACACAACCGCCCGCTTTGACAGTCCATTCCATAGCTCGAAACGGCTCTCGGCAACCAGCCAAATTAGTTTTCCAATAACACTACCAAATCAACCCAATACGACCTATTACTGGCGTGTGCGTCTGGCTAGCCCAACACTAGGCGACTCAACCACATGGTCGATAAGCTCGTTTGTTTATGCACCGAATAGCCAGCCTACAGGCTTGCCCGAAGGACAGCTTTGGCTAAACGATCCCTTACCCACTGATATACAACAAGGTGATGTTGTTACTATACAAACCCGGTTTACCAGCCTTAGCCCCTACCCGTTCACGGATTCGCTGGTTGTTCGGCAAACAATTTATGCGGCTGGCCTATCGAGTCCACAACAAAAAATATGGTCTGTTAAAGCACCCTTTGGGGCCGATACACTGCACTTCACAACCGAAATCAATACCGAGAAATTTCCGGGCATCAACCGTGTTCTCCTAACGGTTAACCCACGCATTCAACCTGAATACTCATTTCTAAACAACACGCTCGACCTCCCGCTGGTGGTTCAACCCGACAAATTTGCTCCCATTCTTGATGTAGCCATTGACGGTGCCCGTATTGCCGACGGTTCCGTGGTATCAGCCCAACCCATTATCGATATTCTGGTTGCCGACGACAACCGCTCGCTCATCCGTCGCGATACCACGGGGCTGGCTTTATACCTACAACGCCCTGGCACGAATGTACCGTTCACTCACTTACCCTGGCACGGGTCGATCAGTCAGCCGACCAGCGCTGACAACGTGTTTCGAATCCGGTATTCATTTCCAGAATTAGCCGAAGGGATTTACCATTTGTTGGTTACCGCCCGCGATCTGGTGGGGAATGCTGCAGTACCGTACCAAATCAGCTTTCGGGTCTTGAACGACAGGAAGTTGACCGACTTGCGTGTGTACCCAAACCCTTTTCGAGACCAGACACGGTTCGCCTTTCACCTCACCGGCGATCAACCCCCGGTCGACGCATCACTAACGTTTACCAATCTCGGCGGGCAACCGGTTCGACATATCAACAAGCCTCCCCGAATTGGACTGAACGAGTGGTTATGGGATGGGCGCGACGATGCGGGCAATCAACTCCCGGCGGGCATCTATCTGTATAATTTATCGCTACATAGCGGAGATGGTCTTGACTGGTCAATACCTGACAGCCCAAACGGGAAATTAAGTGGTCGTATTCTTCTGAATCGCTAA
- a CDS encoding DmpA family aminopeptidase — protein sequence MKTSILISLLLLIYASINAQKPRARDIGIPFDGNTGKFNAITDVHGVTVGYSTIISGQGKNVLGKGPVRTGVTAILPRGKTNNPVYANWYTLNGNGEMTGTTWITESGFLETPIMITNTNSVGVVRDAVLKWFVEKHWYKENFWYTYPVVAETYDGFLNDIYGFHVKESNAYEALESAKTGAIQEGNVGGGTGMMCLGFKGGTGTSSRIVKIKDSTYTVGVLVQSNFGAKKNLTIAGVPVGVELKDTLNYELKAPPLHYKQAGDGSIIVVVATDAPLLPHQLKRIAARVPIGVGKVGGRGENGSGDIFIAFSTANSSAFQRTNFAKVDQLPNDLINPLFEATVQAVEEAIINAMVAAETIEGINGNKAYALPHKAVMNVLKKYNRAK from the coding sequence ATGAAAACCTCCATCCTTATCAGCTTGCTTTTACTGATTTATGCATCCATCAATGCACAAAAGCCGAGGGCCAGAGATATTGGTATTCCGTTTGACGGTAATACCGGAAAATTCAACGCTATAACAGATGTCCATGGAGTTACTGTAGGCTATAGTACTATCATTTCCGGACAGGGTAAAAACGTGTTGGGAAAAGGCCCCGTTCGCACCGGGGTTACGGCCATTCTGCCTCGTGGAAAAACGAACAACCCTGTTTACGCAAACTGGTATACATTGAACGGGAATGGCGAAATGACCGGTACAACCTGGATAACGGAATCCGGTTTTCTGGAAACACCCATCATGATTACCAATACAAACAGCGTTGGCGTTGTGCGGGATGCGGTGTTGAAATGGTTTGTTGAGAAACACTGGTATAAAGAGAATTTCTGGTACACCTACCCCGTTGTTGCCGAAACTTACGACGGTTTTTTAAATGATATTTACGGCTTTCACGTCAAAGAAAGCAATGCCTATGAAGCGCTGGAAAGTGCCAAAACGGGCGCGATTCAGGAGGGTAATGTTGGGGGTGGCACCGGCATGATGTGTCTGGGATTTAAAGGGGGCACCGGCACTTCATCAAGAATAGTCAAGATCAAAGATTCGACCTACACCGTGGGTGTATTGGTTCAATCGAACTTTGGGGCCAAGAAGAATCTGACCATTGCCGGGGTTCCGGTTGGCGTAGAACTAAAAGACACGTTGAACTACGAGTTAAAAGCTCCGCCCCTCCACTATAAACAGGCGGGCGACGGCTCAATTATCGTCGTTGTGGCAACAGATGCGCCTTTGCTACCACATCAGTTAAAACGGATAGCGGCAAGGGTTCCTATCGGCGTAGGGAAAGTTGGTGGTCGGGGAGAAAACGGCTCCGGCGATATTTTCATCGCGTTTTCTACGGCAAACTCATCGGCGTTTCAGCGAACAAACTTTGCCAAAGTTGACCAGCTACCCAATGACCTGATCAATCCGTTATTCGAAGCTACGGTTCAGGCGGTTGAAGAAGCAATCATCAACGCTATGGTAGCCGCCGAAACGATAGAGGGGATAAACGGAAACAAAGCCTATGCACTACCGCACAAGGCGGTTATGAATGTGTTGAAAAAGTACAACCGGGCAAAGTGA
- a CDS encoding thiamine diphosphokinase translates to MSSHHIVREKQEPALLIANGEACNAELLGQLLEWSPTVVVLDSAIWRVLDLGIKVDVLLGDFDRNLDLDSIRAQQYPLEIVHTPDQDKTDLDKGIEYLIEQGYPAVNIVWATGRRADHSLTNMTNIVRYKDQIRIVMLDDHSKIFPLVGRFEKWYEAGIPISLIPVGTVTGFSSEGLKYNLQDATLTLGYFTSSSNEAAEDGFVRIDAKTGDLLIMECWD, encoded by the coding sequence ATGTCATCACATCATATTGTCCGTGAAAAACAGGAACCTGCTCTGCTTATTGCCAACGGTGAAGCCTGTAACGCCGAACTGCTGGGACAGCTTTTAGAGTGGAGCCCTACCGTGGTGGTACTCGATAGTGCCATTTGGCGGGTGCTCGATTTAGGAATCAAAGTCGATGTGCTGCTCGGTGACTTCGACCGAAACCTGGACCTCGATAGCATTCGGGCACAGCAATATCCACTGGAGATTGTTCACACGCCCGACCAGGACAAAACCGATCTCGACAAAGGCATCGAGTACCTCATTGAGCAAGGTTATCCAGCCGTCAATATTGTTTGGGCCACCGGTCGGCGGGCCGATCACAGCCTGACGAATATGACGAATATCGTTCGATACAAAGACCAGATTCGGATTGTCATGCTCGATGATCACTCGAAAATCTTCCCGCTGGTCGGCCGGTTCGAGAAGTGGTACGAAGCCGGAATACCCATCTCGCTGATTCCCGTTGGGACTGTAACCGGTTTTAGTTCTGAAGGGCTAAAATACAATCTTCAGGATGCGACCCTGACGTTGGGTTACTTTACCAGTAGTAGTAACGAAGCGGCCGAGGACGGTTTTGTGCGCATTGACGCCAAAACGGGTGATTTGCTGATTATGGAGTGCTGGGATTAG